In the genome of Candoia aspera isolate rCanAsp1 chromosome 12, rCanAsp1.hap2, whole genome shotgun sequence, the window CCTCACGATTCAGGGCAGCCTCCATTCCTGCTTAGCTGCTGGGGTCAGTTCTCAGAAACAGGCCTTTCGGTGATACACGCTACCACGAGGACCACTCTCTAGTCCGGGAGAGGAAATCTGAAGATTAATCTGGGAAGTCAAGAGCACAAAGGCAAGTCGCTTCTgacttgttgccaagaaaaccacacgaACGCGTCCACGGAGCCACTCGAACTGACTTGGGTGGTTTGTGGTGAGGATCTGGTCCTGAGTCCTCCCAGTCTTTTGTCAATATCTGATGACTAATTTTTGAGGTGGGGGTGCTAATTTGGCTTCGCCTCTCTCCCTCTCTAGCAGGTAACCAACTTGGCTTACAACCCAGCCTAAAACAAATCTGTGACTCGttctattgactttgcttttgaAGCCTTGTGGGTAGAGCCAGGCTTCTGCCTGTGGAACCTCCTGAGAAGTCTTTCTCAGCAAAAGTTGAGAACCAGGGGAAGGTGCCCTCTTGTTTTCAAGCTCCCTAGCCACCTTCTGAGCTTCTCTGGAGCCTTTTGCAGACCGGAGGCCTTGGAGACGTGGAAGCTGGCTTCTCGCTAGGTCTGGGGACCCTGCAGGTTGTTGCCAGTCCTGCCCGTGGATCTGTGATGGTCTAAAATAATGATTTATATCAAGAAGTTGTATTTTGCTCTTACGGAGCATCAGCTCTCTGTCTCTATAATAAGCCTGTTCTCAGAGCCGTTTTTTGATTAGATCAGCATCTGCACAGCTCTCCCTCTTGATTAAGGAAAAGGGACCCTGCTTGTCTCTTCCTGTTTGGACAGGAATATGGTTACTTTGCTGCTTTCCTGCCAACAAAACTGACCAGATCCCTTTTGGCTTTAAAGATAAATCCCTTTGAATCTCAGTAGAATTTGATGCAAGTGGGCctttggggcagtgtttctcaaccttagcaactctctCCACTGCCTAAAGTTGCCCAGATGCTGACTGGAAAAGCTTCCTTGGCTGTAGAGGCACCTGCCTGAGGCTGACTTGGATGTCTTCTCATCACCAGGCAGAGACCTTTCACTTCACCCAGTCTAAACCTTGATTTTAGTTCTGGTCTTAATTCTGGATTCTCTGTTGCTCTAAGGGTTTCTTCCTTAGTCTTGGTTTTTATGGATTCATAGAAGCCTAAAGCTGGAAGGGGTTGCTGCGGCCATGAAATCCAGCTTCTTGCTGATCAGTGGAGAAATCCACCTCCCTGACAAATGGGTATCCAGCTTCTAACACATCCAGCCTAGAGGAGCTCACCATTTCCTTAGGAAATTGGTTTCTCTGTCAAACTGCTTACTACTACAGTACTACTACTACTGAGACGTTTTTACTAATATTCAAATAAAGGCTGCCTTCCTATCACTTATTCTGGAAAATAGCGAATACAATAGGTAATATTCTGCATATTAAGTGATTTCTTTGGGATGGTAGAGAATGGGTCCACCTTATTCTTTGTAGTATTCCTTGGAGACCCAGCTCATGGTACTTGGGCATCTTGTGTCTGTGATCAACATATTCAGCTCCCTCAATCTTTACTTGGAGGATCTGGTTTCTACTCCAACGATCATCCTTACTGATCTCAGTGATGCCCAATTTATCTTAAATCTGTCTGAATCTGTCTTAAAGTGTGGCACCTTTTGGAAATTCTGTTGATTCAGCCTAAAATTTCATTTGTCATGTGGCGTTCTGTTTACTGTTGTTCAGCCTGTGATTGACTATGATTCGTTCCATCTGCCTTTATTCAGGACTGGGGGCGGGGGCATCAAAGGCATGAAATAACTGAGTGGATGTTGCTAAGGGAGACCATCCATCTCTTGCCACCAGCCTGCTCGGTGATCTCGCCCAGCACAGGGCCTGAGAGAGCCCAGCCCAGGTCTGGGAGTCGGAATTCCAAGGATCGGGATGCCTGCCCTTTCTCCTTGTGACTGCTCAGAGCTACCACAGGGAACAAGGTGTTCATTTGGCTGGAAACCCATTCTGTGGATGAGCATGCTCTGCAGGATCCTGAGTGCACCCTCGGTGTTTTGGAGAGAGGAGCAAGAAGCATGGGAGGCCACAGGAAGAGGCTTGCTTGATGGGGCCACCAGGCTGGCTGCTCCCTCATAGAAAAATATCTTCCAGTGATGGGCAAAATCCAGGCCGATGATATCCAGGCACCTTCCTCCGCTCCAGCCCTGATTCTTCTGTGGATACGGGCATAGCCTTTCTCCCTTGTTCCCAAGAATCCCTGGCCTGTTGGCCTTTGACTGAATCAGCCTCCTGGGCAGTCAAGTCCAGATGCTCGGCCCGGCTGGCAGTGGCTCTGTTGGGTTGGGAAGAGGCCTTTCCTGCCCCTTGGGATTGGGAGGGGTGGGGCTGCCCCCCTTGGAAGAAGAGCTCTCTGGGGAGTGTTCAGGAGCTGGTTTGCCCACTTCAGCAGGTGCCAGTGCTGGACAGCTCCTGGGTGCTTGGGGGCGGCTGGGGGCTCCTGGGAATGTGGGGTCTTGGGGAGAGCACTGGATCAGGGCCCCCACATGCAGGGGCCCCCACGGAGCTATGAGTCAGGATTGGAAACAAGCAGGGGGATTCATACTTTGCACTGAAGGCAGTAAAAACCTGAGAGTCATTCTACTAGCTCCCACCCCCAAAGGCACTGATGCTACCTGCAGGATGGCGGGTGGGTGGATGGAGGGGGGCCAGTGCTTAACCACTGGGCTTCTCAAGGTCTTCAAAAAAGCCCTGTGTCAAAGGGATTTTAATGGGTATTGGGCACGTATTTCTCCATTccagtccctccctcccctttttttcttttaataattcaaaacattttaatcATGGGTGTGTTTTCCCAGTTTGCATTTTGATGAGCAGCAATGGcatgtttgtttttatatagaTTTTGGCTTTCAGGGCTGTTTTAGggtgtttttttaatggattaaaaaatgtGGACTGCAGTTGGTTTAGGTTTTGGTGGCAGTTTCCTGTTTTGGATATTCCTTCTACATGTTCCAACTAATGGAACCATTagtgtgtttttatggtttttaattctttaagctgcccagagtcaccatgtgtgagttgggcagccttatagatctgtttaataaataaataaaccaagcaacaacaacccccccccaaaatggcATTGGCATCTTGGGGTTGGAGGAGCAGCCTGGTGTCGCTGAAGGCTGACCGAGAGAGAATGTTGTTCTTGTTGGTGTAGGATACTAAGAAGCCCCTTTTTATTTTGCCAGACTTTTGATCTATTGTcttttgagaattttttttttacaattaccATAAAAACTGTTCCCTACCTAATTTATTAGTTGTGCTTAGTTGTTtgatactgcatttttaaaattaccatTGAAATCtcactgttattattattgttattatcgtTAGTTCCTGGGGGCAATTGGTGAAAAACAGAACAATGAAAATATTGCTAAAGGGGAAGAAATCTTCTCATTCTTACTCCCTTCCCCTGGGTAAGGACAGAACCCAACAGATTCCTGGGGAAATGAATGGATGCTGGATCCGGGAAGGATCTCTGCCAAAGGCTAGGGAGTTAGATAAATGGGGCACTCGGAATCAGAAGAATCGGCGACTCAGAGAGGAGCCCCTTCTACCGCTGGGAAGCTTTGGGTCGGGTAGCAAATGCCTGGATAGTTGGGACACCCAGGCAAAGGGGAAACCGACCCCGGCTCTCCCCCCCACGAAAAGGCCACCACTGCCCGGGAGCCCCGTGCCCCAGGCCAAGGCTTCTGGGCAAATGCAGAACCAGCAGAGAACCAGCAAAGGGTGGGCATGCAGGAGCTAGATGAGGATCAGTGTGTTTTGCTCTTTCAGGCCAGCCCTTCTCCCATTATTGTGAACACGGACACCCTGGAGCCCGGCCTCTCCGTAAGTTTGCTTCCTCTCCTAGAGTCCATGCCTTCTACAGAGGGTCTCACCTACTGCTGGGCAGTGGCCGTTCTCCGCTGCCCGTCCGTTGGGTGGGATCCATTGTCTGGAGCCTAAGGCAGCGGGCAGGGTTGATCAATGGGAGAGGTCTCTCCGCAAGCCGCGCTGGAATGATTCCAGCGGGGAGAAGCCTGCTGTTTTCTCAGAGCAGGTTGCTGAAGTGTGTTCCCTTGCAAACAGGGCTTTGGGCTGGCCCCGGCGCCCTTTGCTCCAGTCCATCTGCTGAGATAATACGCATTTTGGTGCTCATCACACGTGTCTATTTTCCCCTGTGGGGTCTGCTTCCTCACCCTGGGTTCTGTGTGTCTCTTATCTCTGTGCAGCCATTCAGCCACTGTAGGCATTTTGGACTGTACCACAGCCACTAGTTAGGGGTTTGCGTGCACATGTGTGGGGGTGTTAAAGTGACAACATCGGAGTCCCTGGAATAAGCTGCACTGGTGTGGCAGCGCACAGGGTCCTGGCTGGGGAAAGGCCACATTTGTGCAGAATCTGGTTTTAAATGCCTGTTGATCACTGTGACCCTCAAAGATGATTGAGCCTCACTGCAAAAGAGTTCTGATGAAGCTCTCCCTTGGCAGTCTTTTTGCAGCAACACTCTCCTGCTTCGCAGCCATGGCCTGCCTGATCCTGGCCACTGCGGCACGTCTGCTCCGATCCACCTGGATCAGGAGGGACCTTTGCTGGGGTTGGGGCCGTTCTTTGGGCACTGGGTTCTGTGACCCAGGAACACGACGGCCATTTGCTCCACGGATCCCCTCTTTCCAGGTGCCtgaacttttctctctcttcccaggTGAATGGCAGCGATGGGATGTTCAAGTATGAGGAGATCGTCCTGGAACGGGTAAGCACAGTTCCACAGGTCCCAGTCAGCTCCCCCTGCCCAACCACACAAGCACACCCTTCTCCGTTCTGCGCACAGAACTGTGGCACATGCAGCCCCCCCCACTTTCTGCAGTGATCTTGGGAGATGGAGCTTACCAAAGTCTCAGGTCCTGTCCCAGCCACGGAGTGGAGCAGAGCAGAGGCTGGGAGAGCCAGCTCTTTCTGCCAGGGtcagcctccagagccaagccctgCTCTCCTACGGAGATTCCTCCCTGGCCCTGAGGTTGCTCTCCTGTTCTAAGGGGGCTGTTTCATTCGGAGGTGTGGGTCTTCACACCGCATCTCTTTCCAGGGGAACTCTGGCCTCGGCTTCAGCATTGCTGGGGGCACTGATAACCCACACATCCCCGAAGACCCCGGCATTTTCATCACCAAGATCATCCCGGGTGGAGCAGCTGCCATGGATGGGCGGCTGGGGTGAGTGCTGGGGGCACGTGGGTCCCCAACCCTAGCCCTGAGGGCCAGGTCGGAAATGAGACGTTTGCTCATGGCGGCTGGGGTACTTGCCCAGATGGGCATGATGCTCCTGGGGccggccctccctccctccaccgcTGCTTTGTGCGCAGGGTCAACGACTGTGTGCTGAGGGTGAATGAGGTCGATGTCTCCGAGGTGGTGCACAGCAAGGCGGTGGAGGCGCTGAAGGAGGCTGGGCCGGTGGTGAGGCTCCTGGTCAGGCGAAGGCAGCCCCCGCCAGAGACCATCATGGAGGTCAACCTGATGAAAGGACCGAAAGGTGAGAGGCTGGGTTTGGGGGCTGGGAGGTGGCCATCGGCCACTTGAGCCTAAGCTCATAGAGTCTCCGTTAGGGCTGGGGTCGGGGGTCCTGAAGGGGGCCAGAGCAGAGCGGGACAGCTTGGCTGCTGAGGGGCAGAAGGTGCTGCTGGTGGCCGGGAAGGTGACTTGACCAGAGCAGGTGTGGTGAAGACTCAGTCCAGGGCCAGATGGGAAGTTGCCCAGGAGCCACGTCGTCCCAGGAAGAGCCCAGGTGGACCAGGAGAACCAGCCGATGGAGGGGCACAGCTGGTTCCCGCTGTGTGAAAAGGAGAAAACCATGAGGCCCTAAGGGAGTTGAAGTTGCTGTGGGGGCCCCCTCAGGCTGCCACCCCAATTCCTGCTGAGGCTGGCCACGCTCCCATGGGGGTCTTGCTTTTCATGGAGAACCGCCCCGCTGAGGGGAGGAGGACGGCACAAACGGGGCTCCCTTGTCACTCCTCTTCTGTGCTTCTGGCCATTTGTGGTGGGGCAGTTTCCCCAGCCTCGGGCCTGAGGGTCCCCAACCCCTTTTcggcagtggacattgcctctcTCAGCCCTTCGTTCTGTGCCAATGGCGGAGAAGCACCCTTGAACTTTGAACTAGGTATGCTGAAAGGGGGACCCCCCATTGCAGCCCTGGCAATGCTCCCTTTTCCCAGGGCTGGGCTTCAGCATCGCCGGCGGCATTGGGAACCAGCACATCCCAGGAGACAACAGCATTTATATCACCAAGATCATAGAAGGTGGGGCAGCCCAGAAAGACGGGCGGCTGCAGATTGGGGACCGGCTGCTTGCGGTGAGTGCCTAGCATGGCTTCTCTTGCGTGCTGGGGTGGACCAGGCTGCGGAGGTGACGGGTCTTTGCCTCATGGAGCCGAGCCCTGGAGAGGTGTCTGGCTATGAAGCGCGTCTCCCTGTTGCTTCCCTTCTTTTCGTACCCTCCGGAATGGCAGGCCCAACCACCCCGCAGGGTGCTGGATTGGTTGCAACAGCTTGGAATGGACCCTCCCTATTCTGAGGCAGTCTATCTGAGTGTCACATGTTGGGACATAACCTAGGGGAGGCTGTTGAGAGTGGAAAACAAGGTAGGGTGGGCGGGCATTGGGGCTGCCCGCTGTCTTCCTGGCTTTGCTTGGGCAATCAGAGTGTACCTGCATGCTGgtccctccccccctgcccccctccaGGTGAACAACACCAACCTGCAAGAGGTCCGGCACGAAGAGGCAGTGGCTGCACTGAAGAACACCTCGGACATGGTGTACCTGAAGGTGGCCAAGCCAGGCGGCGCCCACCTCAATGACCTGTACGCGCCCCCAGACTACGCCAGCAGTACGTACCTGGCCCCCAGCACTTGCGGGGGGCGGTCTGCATGGCAGCCGAGGGGGGAGAGCAGCAGAGACTAAGCCTGCCCCTCCCCCCCGTCTCCCTAGCTTTCTCCGCCTTGGCTGACAACCACATAAGCCATAACCCAGGCCTCGGCTACCTCGGCGGCATGGAGAGCAAGCCCGCCTACCCTGCTCCCCCCCAGGTCACGCCTGCCCGCTACTCCCCCGTGCCCCGCCACCCGAGCGGGGAGGAGGACTTCACCAGGtgagcagtggggggggggggtcatgcgGTCCTGCTGGATTCAACAACAAATACGGCCGGGGGATCCGTCTCCCCATGGGCTCTCTATTCGGCCCCTGGTTCACGAGGGTGGGAGTCCACGCCGGGAGGCAGGACTCTCCCGGAAGTCGAGCAGGGGCAGAAAGCCAGCGCTCCACCACAGACGCCTGAGGTGCCACACAGGAAGCCCAGCCGATGGACCTGCAACTGTTTTTGAACCAGGGTCCTCCGGGCTGTCCCACCTCTTGCAACTGGCGTTAGGGGTTCTTCCAAGCATGCTCTTGCAGCTGGCACTGAGAGTCTGGGGCGGGGGCGGAGGGCCAGATCCGGGGAGGGTGAGTTAGCCTTTGCACAGCCCTGCTGCACGCGAGGCATGGCAGCGAACAGGCAGCCTGGCCCTTTTCTGATGTGGAGATGGGCGAGACCAGGCTCTGCGGGCAGAGG includes:
- the DLG3 gene encoding disks large homolog 3 isoform X3, whose protein sequence is MFKYEEIVLERGNSGLGFSIAGGTDNPHIPEDPGIFITKIIPGGAAAMDGRLGVNDCVLRVNEVDVSEVVHSKAVEALKEAGPVVRLLVRRRQPPPETIMEVNLMKGPKGLGFSIAGGIGNQHIPGDNSIYITKIIEGGAAQKDGRLQIGDRLLAVNNTNLQEVRHEEAVAALKNTSDMVYLKVAKPGGAHLNDLYAPPDYASTFSALADNHISHNPGLGYLGGMESKPAYPAPPQVTPARYSPVPRHPSGEEDFTREPRKISLHKGSSGLGFNIVGGEDGEGIFVSFILAGGPADLSGELRRGDRILSVNGVNLRNATHEQAAAALKRAGQTVTIVAQYRPEEYSRFESKIHDLREQMMNSSMSSGSGSLRTSEKRSLYVR
- the DLG3 gene encoding disks large homolog 3 isoform X1, giving the protein MFKYEEIVLERGNSGLGFSIAGGTDNPHIPEDPGIFITKIIPGGAAAMDGRLGVNDCVLRVNEVDVSEVVHSKAVEALKEAGPVVRLLVRRRQPPPETIMEVNLMKGPKGLGFSIAGGIGNQHIPGDNSIYITKIIEGGAAQKDGRLQIGDRLLAVNNTNLQEVRHEEAVAALKNTSDMVYLKVAKPGGAHLNDLYAPPDYASTFSALADNHISHNPGLGYLGGMESKPAYPAPPQVTPARYSPVPRHPSGEEDFTREPRKISLHKGSSGLGFNIVGGEDGEGIFVSFILAGGPADLSGELRRGDRILSVNGVNLRNATHEQAAAALKRAGQTVTIVAQYRPEEYSRFESKIHDLREQMMNSSMSSGSGSLRTSEKRSLYVRALFDYDRTRDSCLPSQGLSFSYGDILHVINASDDEWWQARLVTPHGESEQIGVIPSKKRVEKKERARLKTVKFHARTGMIESNRLIKTKRKKSFRLSRKFPFYKSKENLAQESSGQERLPWVK